Proteins encoded together in one Formosa sp. Hel3_A1_48 window:
- a CDS encoding DUF4290 domain-containing protein, with protein sequence MTALPDQLEYNTEREHLIIPEYGRHIQKMINHAMAQDSKEERNRLAKAIISVMGNMQPHLRDVADFQHKLWDQLFIMSGFKLDADSPFEKPSEEILNATPEPLHYPQNYPKYRFYGNNIKTMIDVASSWDTGEMKNALIITIANHMKKSFLNWNKDTVEDSVILNHLFELSNGQIDIRNTEEKLADSAILIKMQRKNNNYKKSNKAKKNNRNRKRY encoded by the coding sequence ATGACAGCTTTACCAGACCAACTCGAATATAATACCGAACGTGAACACTTGATTATCCCAGAATATGGAAGACATATTCAAAAAATGATCAACCATGCCATGGCCCAAGATTCCAAAGAGGAACGTAACAGATTGGCAAAGGCTATTATTTCTGTTATGGGCAACATGCAACCCCACTTGCGTGATGTAGCAGATTTCCAGCATAAACTTTGGGACCAACTTTTCATTATGTCTGGGTTTAAGCTAGATGCCGATTCACCCTTTGAAAAGCCTTCTGAAGAGATTTTAAATGCAACTCCAGAGCCACTCCATTACCCTCAAAACTATCCTAAATACCGTTTTTATGGGAATAATATAAAAACAATGATTGACGTTGCCTCATCGTGGGATACAGGTGAAATGAAAAACGCTTTGATTATTACTATTGCTAATCATATGAAAAAATCGTTTTTGAACTGGAATAAAGATACTGTTGAAGATAGCGTAATTCTAAATCATCTTTTTGAACTCTCCAATGGACAAATCGATATCAGAAATACGGAAGAAAAATTAGCCGATTCAGCTATCTTAATAAAAATGCAGCGCAAGAACAATAATTATAAAAAATCAAATAAAGCCAAAAAAAATAACCGTAATCGAAAGCGTTATTAA
- a CDS encoding TIGR03643 family protein, which yields MKLTAIDIDRIIEMAWEDRTTFDSIKFQFNLTEQQVIELMRSQMKPKSFRLWRARVQGRKTKHQMLRSFESGRFKCSRQRTISNNKISKR from the coding sequence ATGAAACTAACAGCAATTGATATCGATAGAATTATTGAAATGGCTTGGGAGGACCGTACAACTTTTGACTCAATTAAATTTCAATTTAACTTAACAGAACAACAAGTGATTGAACTCATGCGTAGCCAAATGAAACCCAAAAGTTTTAGGCTTTGGCGGGCTAGAGTCCAAGGCAGAAAAACAAAACATCAGATGCTCCGCTCTTTTGAATCGGGTCGATTCAAATGCAGTAGACAAAGAACAATTTCAAATAATAAAATTTCAAAACGCTGA
- a CDS encoding DUF493 family protein, whose amino-acid sequence MQGSTNSEEFYSKLKAQLYETSSWPTAYLFKFIVTSEQHKIDKIESIFDNMGAVITSTPSKKGTYMSISINVVMQSPETVIGKYQLVASQVEGVISL is encoded by the coding sequence ATGCAAGGCTCAACTAATTCTGAAGAATTTTACAGCAAGCTCAAGGCACAACTTTATGAAACTTCATCTTGGCCGACAGCTTATCTTTTCAAATTTATTGTTACTTCGGAACAACATAAAATCGATAAAATTGAATCAATTTTTGACAATATGGGTGCAGTGATTACAAGCACACCGTCCAAAAAGGGAACTTATATGAGTATTTCTATTAATGTAGTGATGCAAAGTCCTGAAACAGTAATAGGAAAGTATCAGCTGGTTGCTAGCCAAGTAGAGGGTGTAATTTCATTGTAA
- a CDS encoding cryptochrome/photolyase family protein, whose protein sequence is MKTLRLILGDQLNENHSWFSSVDDQILYCIFEMRQETDYVQHHIQKVIGFFAAMRAFGERLKDKGHRVHYLKINDAKNHQNLEKNIKLLVEQNNIEHFEYQAPDEYRLDEQMRTICTALKISYKCHDSEHFLTTRDELSSFFEGKKQLLMERFYRYMRKKHHILMVGEQPEGGIWNYDHNNRKKWKGSPGIPLYKAFKNETKTICDDIAKSKIKTIGHFKGPFFEYPINLKQAQHQLSYFCKNLLPYFGDYQDALHSDEVYLFHSRLSFAMNLKIISPKEIIYAVLSEYKKNKEAITIAQVEGFIRQVIGWREYMRGMYWKEMPVYKGLNELENHEKIPDFFWTGKTKMNCLEKTIKNSLDHAYAHHIQRLMITGNYLLLTQTHPDAVDDWYLGIYIDALQWVQLPNTRGMSQYADGGKIATKPYVSSGSYINKMSNYCSSCQYNVKERLGPNACPFNSLYWNFLDDKKQKLAKNQRMRMMYSVLNKFSSEEVHQMKLRASEIMSNPENY, encoded by the coding sequence ATGAAAACTTTACGCCTTATTCTGGGAGATCAACTCAACGAAAACCATTCATGGTTTTCGAGTGTTGATGATCAAATTTTGTATTGCATTTTTGAAATGCGTCAAGAAACAGATTATGTTCAACACCACATACAAAAAGTTATTGGTTTCTTTGCTGCAATGCGCGCTTTTGGAGAACGACTCAAAGATAAAGGGCACAGAGTACATTATTTAAAAATTAATGATGCTAAAAATCATCAAAATTTAGAGAAAAATATAAAATTACTTGTTGAACAGAACAATATTGAGCACTTTGAATACCAAGCACCTGACGAGTATCGCTTAGATGAACAAATGAGAACAATTTGTACTGCTCTTAAAATAAGTTACAAATGTCATGACTCTGAGCATTTTTTAACAACTCGTGATGAACTCAGCTCTTTTTTTGAAGGTAAAAAGCAACTTCTAATGGAACGGTTCTACAGATACATGCGCAAAAAACACCACATTTTAATGGTTGGCGAGCAACCAGAAGGTGGGATTTGGAATTATGACCACAACAATAGAAAAAAATGGAAAGGTTCACCGGGGATACCATTATATAAAGCATTCAAGAATGAAACCAAAACAATTTGTGATGACATCGCTAAAAGTAAAATAAAAACAATAGGACATTTTAAAGGACCCTTTTTCGAATACCCCATAAATCTAAAACAGGCACAACATCAATTATCCTATTTTTGTAAAAACCTTCTCCCCTATTTTGGCGACTATCAAGATGCACTTCACAGCGATGAAGTATACCTTTTTCACTCTAGGCTTTCATTTGCCATGAATTTAAAAATAATTAGCCCAAAAGAGATTATTTACGCTGTTTTAAGTGAATATAAAAAAAATAAGGAAGCCATAACAATAGCACAAGTAGAAGGCTTCATTCGCCAAGTTATTGGTTGGCGAGAGTACATGCGCGGTATGTATTGGAAAGAGATGCCTGTATATAAAGGGTTGAATGAGTTGGAAAATCATGAAAAAATCCCAGATTTCTTTTGGACAGGAAAAACAAAAATGAATTGCCTTGAAAAAACAATTAAAAATTCTCTTGACCACGCTTATGCGCATCACATCCAACGATTGATGATTACTGGTAATTACCTCTTACTCACACAAACTCATCCTGACGCTGTTGATGACTGGTATTTAGGAATTTATATCGATGCTTTGCAATGGGTTCAGCTACCAAACACAAGAGGAATGAGTCAATATGCAGATGGTGGTAAAATTGCAACTAAACCATATGTTTCATCAGGAAGTTACATAAACAAGATGAGTAATTATTGTAGTTCGTGTCAATACAACGTCAAGGAACGTCTTGGACCTAATGCTTGTCCCTTCAATAGTTTGTATTGGAATTTCTTAGACGACAAAAAACAAAAACTCGCCAAAAACCAGCGTATGCGTATGATGTATTCGGTTTTGAATAAATTTTCGAGCGAAGAAGTACACCAAATGAAACTTAGAGCAAGTGAGATTATGAGTAATCCTGAAAATTATTAA
- a CDS encoding SDR family NAD(P)-dependent oxidoreductase, whose amino-acid sequence MKTIIIVGGSKGIGEAIVKKLITNYLIINLSRSKPHIEHQNLTHYNCDVLSDELPAIERADGLIYCPGSINLKPFKRLSLDDFRTDFEINVIGAVRSIQAYESALVQSENGSIVLFSTVATAMGMPFHASVSTAKSAVEGLMKSVAADLAPKVRVNAIAPTITQTDLAAKLLRNERMIENTIQRHPLKKFLDPNEVAAMAEYLISDVSKSVSGQVFKLDCGIVSLKA is encoded by the coding sequence ATGAAAACTATCATTATTGTTGGCGGAAGCAAAGGAATTGGAGAAGCAATTGTTAAAAAGCTTATTACAAACTACCTAATTATCAATCTAAGTAGATCGAAACCCCATATTGAACACCAGAATTTAACCCATTACAATTGTGATGTTTTGAGTGATGAACTTCCAGCTATTGAGCGTGCTGATGGCCTTATATATTGTCCTGGAAGTATAAATCTAAAGCCGTTTAAAAGACTCAGTTTGGATGACTTCAGAACAGATTTTGAAATTAATGTCATTGGTGCTGTAAGGAGCATACAGGCTTATGAATCAGCACTTGTTCAATCAGAAAATGGATCAATTGTACTTTTTAGTACGGTTGCTACGGCTATGGGTATGCCTTTCCATGCGAGTGTTTCTACTGCAAAATCTGCTGTAGAGGGTCTTATGAAGTCTGTTGCAGCTGACTTGGCACCCAAAGTCAGGGTTAATGCTATTGCACCAACAATCACCCAGACAGATCTAGCTGCAAAGCTACTGCGCAATGAACGCATGATCGAAAATACGATACAGAGACACCCACTAAAGAAATTTTTAGATCCGAACGAAGTTGCTGCAATGGCTGAATATTTGATTTCAGATGTGTCAAAATCAGTATCTGGTCAAGTCTTTAAACTCGATTGTGGAATTGTTTCATTAAAGGCTTAA
- the murA gene encoding UDP-N-acetylglucosamine 1-carboxyvinyltransferase yields MKSFRIEGGQQLKGSIQPQGAKNEALQILCAVLLTPEKVTIHNIPNIIDVNKLIHLLQKLGVVVEKLSENSYTFQADSINLDYLESAEFKVDGAGLRGSIMIVGPMLSRFGKGYIPKPGGDKIGRRRLDTHFEGFIKLGAAFRYNKEDHFYGVESDQLQGTYMLLDEASVTGTANIVMAAVLANGTTTIYNAACEPYLQQLCKMLNRMGAKISGIGSNLLTIEGVDSLAGTEHTMLPDMIEIGSWIGLAAMTRSELTIKNVSWDDLGVIPNVFRKLGITIERKNDDIFIPAHKDGYEVQNYIDGSILTISDAPWPGFTPDLLSIILVVATQARGSVLIHQKMFESRLFFVDKLIDMGAKVILCDPHRASVIGHDFKSTLKATTMTSPDIRAGVSLLIAALSAKGTSTIHNIEQIDRGYQNIDERLKAIGAKIERIET; encoded by the coding sequence TTGAAGTCATTTAGAATAGAAGGAGGACAGCAATTAAAGGGTTCTATACAACCGCAGGGAGCCAAAAATGAAGCATTACAAATCTTGTGTGCGGTTTTGTTGACCCCAGAAAAGGTTACCATTCATAATATTCCAAATATCATTGATGTTAATAAATTGATTCATTTGTTGCAGAAGTTAGGGGTTGTTGTAGAAAAATTATCTGAGAATAGTTATACTTTTCAAGCCGATTCGATTAACCTAGATTATCTTGAGTCAGCAGAATTTAAAGTTGATGGAGCAGGACTAAGAGGTTCTATAATGATTGTTGGGCCAATGCTCTCTCGCTTTGGAAAAGGGTATATCCCCAAACCCGGAGGGGATAAGATTGGGCGAAGGCGATTGGATACACATTTTGAAGGATTTATAAAGCTTGGTGCGGCGTTTAGATACAACAAAGAAGATCATTTTTACGGAGTTGAATCCGATCAACTTCAAGGGACATACATGCTGTTAGATGAAGCTTCGGTAACTGGAACAGCTAATATCGTAATGGCTGCTGTTTTAGCAAATGGTACGACAACAATTTATAATGCCGCATGCGAACCCTATCTTCAGCAGCTTTGTAAAATGCTAAATAGAATGGGTGCCAAAATAAGCGGAATAGGTTCTAATTTATTGACTATTGAAGGGGTAGATTCGTTGGCAGGAACAGAACACACCATGCTTCCTGACATGATAGAAATTGGCAGTTGGATTGGTTTAGCAGCTATGACTAGAAGTGAGTTAACAATTAAGAACGTAAGCTGGGATGATTTAGGAGTAATTCCTAATGTTTTTAGAAAACTAGGGATAACAATCGAACGTAAAAATGATGATATTTTTATTCCAGCTCACAAAGATGGTTATGAAGTTCAAAATTATATAGACGGATCTATTCTAACCATTTCTGATGCTCCATGGCCTGGGTTTACACCTGATCTTTTGAGTATTATTTTAGTCGTCGCTACACAAGCTCGCGGTAGTGTGCTTATTCATCAGAAAATGTTTGAAAGTCGATTATTTTTTGTGGATAAACTCATCGATATGGGCGCTAAAGTTATTTTATGTGATCCACACAGAGCTTCTGTAATTGGCCATGATTTTAAATCAACACTAAAAGCAACGACAATGACCTCACCAGATATCAGAGCTGGGGTCTCACTACTGATTGCTGCCTTATCTGCCAAAGGCACTTCTACAATTCACAATATTGAACAAATCGACCGAGGTTACCAAAATATTGACGAACGACTAAAAGCTATTGGTGCAAAAATCGAACGCATCGAAACATAG
- a CDS encoding DUF2256 domain-containing protein, with protein MKKSQLPVKTCVVCARPFNWRKKWARDWENVKYCSKKCSSTKTHQ; from the coding sequence TTGAAAAAATCACAACTACCAGTCAAAACTTGCGTTGTTTGTGCGAGACCCTTTAATTGGCGTAAAAAGTGGGCTCGGGATTGGGAAAATGTAAAATATTGTAGTAAAAAATGCAGCAGCACAAAAACACATCAATAG
- the folE gene encoding GTP cyclohydrolase I FolE codes for MNTNSTETNSLNGFSHYAIGDDHLYTGLETPIKKDAFLLSDEDKKKKISILFEEIMNVMGLDLEDDSLRGTPDRVAKMYIDEIFSGLNPKNKPEIALFDNKYQYNQMLVEKNITFYSNCEHHFVPIIGKAHVAYISSGKVIGLSKLNRIVQYYAKRPQVQERLTNQIGEELKKILGTDDVAVIIDAKHLCVSSRGIKDESSATVTAYYSGAFNSSAKIAELNNYIKS; via the coding sequence ATGAACACTAACTCCACAGAAACAAATTCACTAAATGGGTTTTCCCATTACGCAATTGGAGATGATCACCTATATACTGGATTAGAAACGCCAATAAAAAAAGATGCTTTTTTATTAAGTGATGAAGATAAAAAGAAAAAAATTTCAATTCTATTTGAAGAGATAATGAATGTGATGGGGCTAGATTTAGAAGATGACTCTCTTAGAGGTACACCAGATCGAGTGGCCAAAATGTATATTGATGAGATTTTTTCAGGCTTAAACCCTAAAAACAAGCCAGAGATAGCATTGTTTGACAACAAATATCAATACAATCAGATGTTGGTTGAAAAGAATATTACATTTTATTCCAACTGCGAACATCATTTTGTTCCAATTATTGGCAAGGCCCATGTGGCATACATTTCATCTGGAAAAGTTATTGGCTTATCCAAACTGAACAGAATTGTGCAATATTATGCAAAGCGTCCACAAGTTCAGGAACGCTTGACAAATCAGATTGGTGAAGAACTAAAAAAAATATTAGGAACTGATGACGTTGCTGTAATCATTGATGCCAAACACTTGTGTGTTTCATCTAGAGGGATTAAAGACGAATCCTCAGCTACTGTTACTGCTTATTACAGCGGAGCGTTTAACAGCTCAGCCAAAATAGCAGAACTAAATAATTATATAAAATCATAA
- a CDS encoding AAA family ATPase, translating into MKPKKIVLIGGPATGKTTLIEALKARGHQCMEEISRQITIDAQKNGVKQLFLEDPIWFSQQLLDKRKKQFFESEALDEDVVFFDRGLPDIVAYLDYIKTDFGKPFIAACENHKYDEVFILPPWKKIHKTDNERYESFEQLMIIHEYLEKWYHRFGYNLIEVAPGAVEDRIEFILNSL; encoded by the coding sequence TTGAAACCAAAAAAAATCGTTCTTATTGGAGGTCCTGCAACGGGTAAAACTACCTTGATCGAAGCGCTGAAAGCACGCGGACATCAATGTATGGAGGAAATTTCTCGACAAATTACGATTGATGCCCAAAAAAATGGTGTTAAGCAATTATTTCTAGAGGACCCCATATGGTTTAGTCAGCAATTATTAGATAAACGCAAAAAACAGTTTTTTGAGTCTGAAGCACTAGACGAAGATGTTGTATTTTTTGACCGTGGACTTCCCGATATTGTCGCATATCTTGACTACATCAAGACTGATTTTGGTAAACCATTTATAGCTGCATGTGAAAACCACAAATACGACGAAGTTTTTATTCTTCCTCCATGGAAAAAAATACATAAAACAGACAATGAACGCTATGAATCCTTTGAACAATTAATGATAATTCATGAATATCTTGAAAAATGGTACCATAGGTTTGGATATAATTTAATTGAAGTTGCACCAGGTGCTGTAGAAGACCGCATAGAGTTTATTCTAAATTCGCTTTAG
- a CDS encoding DASH family cryptochrome: MQQHKNTSIVWFKNDLRSQDNNILNSALMSSNRVIGVYFLDPKLFETTKYGFKKMDRYRLNFLLETLQCLKRELNKLNISLLVFNTAPEHKMSSLVTSFDVDSIFLQKEWTAEEQSSLEKVKNVLPKGIKIQEIYDQFLFDPEDVPFDAHETPVVFTQFRKLLEKNSKVKPLVEVKPQSIHSLIDQHTEIPNLIDLGFDSFEKDDRTAFPFEGGERSADLRLNHYFFESKALGVYKKTRNGLLGLNYSSKLSAWLANGSISARQIYWKVKLFEEQYFSNQSTYWLVFELIWRDFFKYTALKHGNSMFKLGGILEKTYVWSTNQKFVQQWVNGETADDFVNANMIELKKTGWMSNRGRQNVASFFAKSQKLDWRIGAAYFESMLIDYDVHSNYGNWMYVSGVGNDPRDRVFNVDLQAKRYDANKKFRNQWLQTKLF; encoded by the coding sequence ATGCAGCAGCACAAAAACACATCAATAGTTTGGTTTAAAAACGATTTGAGATCACAGGATAATAACATTCTCAATTCTGCCTTAATGTCGTCTAATCGTGTTATTGGAGTTTACTTCTTGGACCCTAAATTATTTGAAACTACAAAATACGGGTTCAAAAAAATGGACCGTTACAGATTAAATTTTTTATTAGAAACGCTTCAATGCCTAAAGCGGGAGTTAAACAAATTAAACATCAGCCTTCTGGTATTTAATACTGCACCTGAACATAAAATGAGCAGCTTGGTTACATCATTTGACGTCGATTCTATTTTTCTTCAAAAAGAATGGACTGCTGAAGAACAATCAAGCTTAGAAAAAGTTAAAAATGTACTTCCTAAGGGTATTAAAATACAAGAAATTTATGACCAGTTTTTATTTGATCCCGAGGATGTGCCATTTGATGCGCATGAAACTCCAGTCGTTTTTACGCAGTTTAGAAAGTTGCTCGAAAAAAACTCTAAAGTCAAACCATTAGTTGAAGTTAAGCCTCAAAGTATCCATTCGTTAATAGATCAGCACACTGAAATTCCAAACCTAATAGATCTTGGATTTGATAGTTTTGAAAAGGACGACCGGACTGCGTTTCCATTTGAGGGAGGAGAAAGATCTGCTGATTTGCGTTTGAATCATTACTTTTTTGAATCAAAAGCACTTGGGGTTTATAAAAAAACAAGAAATGGGCTCTTAGGTTTAAATTACAGCTCAAAACTTTCGGCATGGTTAGCAAACGGGAGCATATCAGCGCGCCAAATTTACTGGAAAGTTAAGCTGTTTGAAGAACAATATTTCTCAAATCAGTCTACTTATTGGTTAGTATTTGAATTAATTTGGCGTGATTTTTTCAAATATACCGCTCTTAAACACGGTAATTCCATGTTCAAACTAGGCGGCATTCTTGAAAAAACTTATGTGTGGTCAACAAATCAAAAATTTGTTCAACAATGGGTGAATGGTGAAACTGCTGATGACTTTGTAAATGCCAATATGATTGAGCTCAAAAAAACGGGGTGGATGAGCAATCGAGGACGTCAAAATGTTGCTTCCTTTTTTGCTAAGTCACAAAAGCTAGACTGGCGTATTGGTGCCGCTTATTTTGAAAGTATGTTAATTGATTACGATGTACACAGCAACTATGGAAATTGGATGTATGTTTCTGGTGTAGGCAATGACCCTAGAGATCGCGTTTTTAACGTTGATTTACAGGCTAAGCGATACGATGCAAATAAAAAGTTTAGAAATCAATGGTTACAAACTAAATTATTTTAA
- a CDS encoding glutathione peroxidase, with translation MNIYDININALDGTPINLNDYKGKYILFVNVASECGFTNQYAGLEKLYNTYKERLMVIGVPCNQFGQQEPGDSTQIENFCKKNYGVSFLMTEKIIVKGKDKHQLYNWLTDKKLNGKNNTSVKWNFQKYIVGPNGEYIDYFYSMTKPMSSKITKLIK, from the coding sequence ATGAACATATACGATATCAATATTAATGCTCTTGATGGGACTCCAATAAACCTCAACGATTACAAAGGAAAGTACATTCTGTTTGTTAATGTCGCTTCTGAGTGTGGGTTTACCAATCAATACGCAGGACTTGAAAAACTTTACAACACGTACAAAGAAAGACTGATGGTGATCGGAGTCCCTTGTAATCAATTCGGACAACAAGAGCCAGGAGACTCAACTCAGATAGAAAACTTTTGCAAAAAAAATTATGGGGTATCTTTTCTAATGACCGAAAAAATAATTGTAAAAGGCAAAGACAAACACCAATTGTACAATTGGTTAACTGACAAGAAATTGAATGGTAAAAACAATACTTCTGTTAAATGGAACTTTCAAAAATATATTGTTGGACCCAATGGTGAATACATAGATTATTTCTATTCAATGACAAAACCTATGAGTAGCAAAATCACGAAACTAATTAAATAG
- a CDS encoding Lacal_2735 family protein: protein MFGLFKRKTETEKLQDRYKKLMAEWHDLSSIDRSASDAKYAEAQKVLDQLDELTH from the coding sequence ATGTTTGGATTATTTAAACGAAAAACTGAAACTGAAAAGTTGCAAGACCGCTACAAAAAACTTATGGCTGAATGGCATGACTTGTCGTCTATAGACAGATCGGCAAGTGATGCTAAATATGCCGAGGCACAAAAAGTATTGGACCAACTTGACGAATTAACGCATTAA
- a CDS encoding cryptochrome/photolyase family protein translates to MMSPTAIFWYRRDLRLNDVHGLYQALKQHESVLLIFIFDPEILDCLPKDDARVDFIYHRLKDLNIALSKHRTAIHTFYASPKEVFTSIIKQHNIKAVYTNHDYEPYAIKRDAEIEALLNDQKITFTSYKDQVIFEKNEVTKDDGLPYKVYTPYSKKWLSLFDDKQTQAYPSEEFLDNAAKLEVRQWVDKKDMGFVSSKRKIVPYKIEDELIDAYEEKRNTPSVDGTSRLGPHLRFGTVSIRSIVKKSRKSQNITFLKELIWREFFMQILWHFPHTIAKSFKPQYEAIKWRNNKEEFQMWCQGKTGYPLVDAGMRELNQTGFMHNRVRMLVGSFLCKHLLIDWRWGEAYFAEKLHDFELSSNVSNWQWVAGCGVDAAPYFRIFNPTTQITKFDKDHLYIKKWVPEYQEFSYPKPIVDHKFARERCLVTYKKALNR, encoded by the coding sequence ATCATGAGTCCTACAGCAATTTTTTGGTATAGAAGAGATCTAAGACTTAATGATGTTCATGGCTTATATCAAGCGCTAAAACAGCACGAGAGTGTTCTTCTTATATTCATATTTGACCCTGAAATTTTAGATTGTTTACCAAAGGATGATGCCCGTGTTGATTTTATATACCATCGACTAAAAGACCTAAATATTGCGCTTAGTAAACATCGGACAGCAATTCATACATTTTATGCAAGCCCAAAGGAAGTATTTACTTCAATAATAAAACAACACAACATCAAGGCGGTGTATACCAATCACGACTACGAGCCTTATGCCATTAAAAGAGATGCGGAAATTGAAGCACTGTTAAATGATCAAAAAATCACATTTACATCATACAAAGACCAAGTTATTTTTGAAAAGAATGAAGTCACAAAAGATGACGGTTTACCCTATAAAGTTTATACTCCCTATTCAAAGAAATGGTTGAGCTTATTCGACGATAAGCAAACACAAGCTTATCCGTCTGAGGAATTTTTAGACAATGCGGCAAAATTAGAAGTACGTCAATGGGTAGATAAGAAAGATATGGGCTTTGTTTCATCAAAAAGAAAAATTGTACCGTACAAAATTGAAGATGAATTGATAGATGCATACGAAGAGAAAAGAAATACACCCTCAGTAGATGGAACATCCCGACTAGGTCCCCATTTGCGCTTTGGAACGGTAAGTATTAGAAGTATTGTGAAAAAATCGAGAAAAAGTCAAAATATTACATTTTTAAAAGAGCTTATTTGGCGCGAGTTTTTTATGCAAATCTTATGGCACTTTCCCCATACAATCGCAAAAAGTTTTAAGCCGCAATACGAAGCAATAAAATGGCGTAACAATAAAGAAGAGTTTCAAATGTGGTGCCAGGGTAAAACAGGTTATCCGCTAGTTGATGCTGGAATGCGCGAATTGAATCAAACAGGATTTATGCACAACAGGGTTCGCATGCTTGTTGGTAGTTTTTTATGTAAACACTTACTCATTGATTGGCGATGGGGTGAAGCTTACTTTGCTGAAAAGTTACATGATTTTGAGCTATCCAGCAATGTGAGTAACTGGCAATGGGTAGCGGGTTGTGGAGTTGATGCAGCACCCTATTTTAGAATATTTAACCCTACAACACAAATCACTAAATTTGATAAAGATCATCTTTACATCAAAAAATGGGTTCCTGAATATCAAGAATTTTCCTATCCTAAACCTATAGTCGATCATAAATTTGCTCGAGAACGTTGTTTAGTAACCTACAAAAAAGCATTGAACAGATAA
- a CDS encoding SRPBCC family protein has translation MKLYTLHTKQNLPISLDEAWAFLSSPENLKTITPDYMGFHILSGADREMYPGQIIQYIVTPVLGIKTKWVTEITHVQDKSYFVDEQRFGPYALWHHKHFIKPIKGGVEMEDIVDYKLPFGILGQLAHPILVKPKLKEIFEYRQKKLIELFGPFKS, from the coding sequence ATGAAATTATACACTTTACATACAAAACAAAATCTTCCAATATCTTTGGATGAAGCTTGGGCATTTTTATCAAGCCCAGAAAACTTAAAGACAATAACTCCTGATTATATGGGATTTCATATTTTATCAGGTGCAGATCGAGAGATGTATCCTGGGCAAATAATTCAATATATTGTAACTCCTGTATTGGGTATCAAAACAAAATGGGTCACAGAAATAACCCATGTTCAGGACAAATCATACTTTGTAGACGAGCAACGTTTTGGTCCCTATGCACTATGGCATCATAAGCATTTTATTAAACCAATAAAAGGGGGTGTTGAAATGGAAGACATAGTGGACTACAAACTTCCTTTTGGAATTCTTGGACAATTGGCACACCCCATACTTGTAAAACCAAAATTAAAAGAGATCTTCGAGTATAGGCAAAAAAAACTTATTGAGCTCTTTGGCCCATTCAAATCATGA
- a CDS encoding TspO/MBR family protein translates to MKFTGVLIVFLALNFGALGLGTILMANGPETLWYTSLNQAPWTPAGWIFGAAWTCVMIFFSVFMTFLVQNENLNKVLKLYIIQFILNVSWNYIFFNQQLTTLGLINIIILTILVFYFLVAFKASLKNNRFFILPYFIWLIVATSLNAYIVLYN, encoded by the coding sequence ATGAAATTTACAGGTGTTCTTATTGTATTCTTAGCGCTAAACTTTGGCGCTCTTGGTCTTGGTACAATACTCATGGCTAATGGACCTGAAACGCTTTGGTATACATCTCTAAATCAAGCGCCATGGACTCCTGCAGGTTGGATTTTCGGAGCTGCATGGACCTGCGTAATGATTTTTTTTTCCGTATTTATGACCTTTCTTGTTCAAAACGAAAACCTCAATAAAGTTCTTAAGCTTTACATTATACAATTTATACTAAATGTCTCTTGGAATTATATATTTTTCAACCAACAGCTCACAACGCTTGGACTAATCAATATAATTATACTCACGATTCTTGTATTTTATTTCCTAGTTGCTTTTAAGGCCAGTCTAAAAAACAACCGGTTTTTTATACTGCCTTATTTTATTTGGCTAATAGTGGCCACTTCACTCAATGCCTACATTGTACTCTATAACTAA